TGCGAGGCGAAAATAATTTCGGGTAAATCATTGTGGTTGAGTTCGATCGCGACACGATCCAGAAACGGCCCGACGATCTTATTGAACTGCGCGAAGCTCGTGCGCTTCGGGCAGGTGCAGCGCTCGGCTTCAGAGAAGAGCAGCCCGCAGCGGCAGGGGTTCGCGGCAGCGATGAGCTGAAAATCGGCGGGGTAGGTGATGTGTCCCCTTGCACGCGAGACGGTGATTGTCTGCTCTTCGAGCGGTTCCCTGAGGCTCTGCAATGCTTCGTTGCGAAACTCCGGCAATTCGTCGAGAAACAGGGTGCCGTGGTGTGCAAAACTGATTTCTCCGGGTGTCGCGTTGCTGCTGCCGCCCACAAGTGCCGGCGTTGACGTTGTGTGGTGCGGCGAGCGAAAAGGTCGGGTCGTCACGAGTTCGCTTTGCGTGAGGCCCGCAAGCGACCAGATACGCGTCACTTCAGCTGCCTCGGTAAAATTCAACGGCGGCAAAATATGTCGGTACGCCCGCGCGAGCAGGCTCTTGCCTGTACCCGGCGAACCGGCCATCAATACATGATGGCGGCCGACCGCCGCGATCGCGAGTGCACGCTTGGCAACGCCCAGGCCGAAAATATGCTCGATCGCGATCTCTGTGTGTTCGTAATTCGGCTCGTATTTGAGCCCCGAGCGCGGCGTCATGCCACCCGAGCAGTAGAGCGGTAACTCGCCCAGCGTGCGGATGGCGTAAACTTCTGTACCTTCAGGCACCGTGAGCGACCCGGCGACCTGTTCAGGCACGATCAGTCGCCGAATCTGCTGATTGCCCGC
The sequence above is a segment of the Turneriella parva DSM 21527 genome. Coding sequences within it:
- a CDS encoding YifB family Mg chelatase-like AAA ATPase codes for the protein MFARIYTSARVGFHATLISAEAELLPGLPNVSVIGLPDHSLRESRDRIRSAVHNSGFRFPARNIVINLAPNDTPKEGGLIEAAMAVAVLVSSGQLPQEAFAGTAILGALSLDGSLVAARGIFASAIFAAGNQQIRRLIVPEQVAGSLTVPEGTEVYAIRTLGELPLYCSGGMTPRSGLKYEPNYEHTEIAIEHIFGLGVAKRALAIAAVGRHHVLMAGSPGTGKSLLARAYRHILPPLNFTEAAEVTRIWSLAGLTQSELVTTRPFRSPHHTTSTPALVGGSSNATPGEISFAHHGTLFLDELPEFRNEALQSLREPLEEQTITVSRARGHITYPADFQLIAAANPCRCGLLFSEAERCTCPKRTSFAQFNKIVGPFLDRVAIELNHNDLPEIIFASHEMTTESLRQRIAAAWQRSRYDNGGPLNRDADAQLVYKFFAALKPHRLYESFAAAERLSMRSWLNVLRVAKSIADLEDEPPGEQHLYEALRYRFVRKWMARAA